The genomic interval GGATGCCAGCTCCAGCTCTTTGAATAGAGCATTCTCAGGGCAGTACGTAATACAGCTCCGCAGTGGAAGAAGTATGGAAGCAGACATGATTCATCCTAAACAATTCGAGTTTCTGTCATAGAAAATGTTATTGTGTCTTGATCACTCTAGCTTTCTGCTCTGATATTTTGTCCTGAAGCTTGAACAGTTCTTTCAGAATTTAGAAACCTGTAGCAGTTCAGCTTTAGGAAGAAGATTTAGAGGAGGGTTTGTCCCTAACATGAGACAAAGCGTCTGAATGGTACTTGTAAGCCCTGATGGTGATTAAATAATTATAGgcagtggaaaggaaaagatttaaCGTTGCAGAACAGGTGACTGGTAAGTGGTTTATTTTAATGatcataaaaatctgtttgtgTAAATCATGTCAAAAGACACAGTCAAATGCttttggaaagcagcagaagtaACATTGCAGATAGGGAAAGTTCAATCCTGTAATTAGGATTAGAACCATTAGTTAGGCTGCTTAAGCTGAAGTTGGCTTCCTTAGGGGAAGCTCTTCAGGACAGCCATGGTTGTGCCAGTGTTCATGTGCAGCTCAACTCTTTGCCAAGGGTTACTGGTGGGTGCTTGCTGGTAACACTCAGAGCCCAAACTTGGTGTGGCCAACAGGTTAAAGCACTTCTGCTCTACTAGAAGTAACAGCTCTGCTTGGCTTGCTgttatttcagcagcagctggctaATGCTTGTTTAAGTGGGTAGCCAGAAGGATCAAAGTTCTCTTACAACAATAGATGTTGAGTTGGTATGACTATGCAAGAAAGCAGCACGTGGATGCTGGTTATATGCTGACAGATAAAGAAATAGACTTCAGTGGGTAATGAATTTCTCTAATGTTACTACTTCCTTTCTTGTATCTGGTTCCTGGCTCCGTTCTGCTCCCACCAGTTCGCTGTATTAAATGACCAACTGatggttttcattttatttctcttagtACATTCAGAAGAAGCACTGTTTTTGCTGGCAACGTGTTACTACCGCTCAGGAAAGGCATATAAAGCATACAGGCTCCTAAAGGGACACAGCTGTACTACTCCACAGTGTAAATACCTGCTTGCAAAATGTTGTGTTGACCTCAGCAAGTAAGTGAACCCTCTGTGTTCTGTTTCAGGgttacaaatgcattttttcatttcactttctcttttgtAGCTGTCAGAGCATGTGAACTAGTGATTTATTGGCCCTCCAACTCTAAAgataattttcagtttaattcaTGTTGCTTCCAGATATGGACCTAATGAGCAATAGCCCATATTGCAGAAACCTCCAGAAGGTCTCAAATAACCTGCAAAGGAGTTTTcaaggggaggggagagaggaTTGGTTGCTGAGATGGCTCAGGCAGACAAGtgattgttttgctttggtgtttctgtgatgctCTGGCTTATTTCATTAAGTGTTTCCAGTAGGATTTAATGGGCAGGCCACTTCCCTCAGACAGTAAGCTTGCTCCTGTTACCCAGTTAATGCTGGGAGTGGATGGGGGGGAGAAGATGGCAGGcaaaaaatctcttctgaaaacaagcaaacaaaacagctggATTCCATTTCAAATGAGGTGTAAGCAGGGAGATACTTTGCTACTGCTTGCTAAGTCTGACAGTAAGAGCACATAAATGAAATAGCTCGAGCTACAGCCCCTCCCTAATGCCCAGAGTTTGTTACTGAAGGTGTTTTTGCCTCTGTGTAGACCTTCAGGGCTATTGCAGCTCCAGTGTAGGAAACAATGCCTGGCTGAGCTGCAGATGGAGAGAGTAAGGTACCAAAGGAGGGAGAAACTTCTGTTCAAGGACCTTTTAATACTGCTGGGTTCTTTGCAAAAgattaagtctttttttcctacatgaCAGCTTGTATTCCAGGGTTCGATGTGTGGGTTTTCTCCCATTTAGAAAGGCTCTCTTTCAATTACCCAAAAGAAAAAGGTTCATTTCTTTAGTGGGTGGTGAAATGTGTAGTTTGATGTAGAGTGATGTGGTTATTTTGGTGGCAGTCATGATCCTATCTGCAATGTGTAACCAAAACACAGGTCTCTTGgagcagctctttcttctttgaTGCTTTCTTTAGCAGGCAAATCTTCTGATTTTGTAAGAGTAGCAGAGAAGTCttgttttattgcatttgttttgacATTGTTTTAGCACTCTTGAAGCTACTAGGATACAGGTTTCTTTGCATCTTCTATTGAAAGGGAAATCACATTAATGCTCTGCTTGGGAAGGTCCCATAGAATAAATTTGAAGCTGATTGTTCTCCTCTGCTTTTACAAAGTCTGGATgtgtacaacactgcttagctgATTTCAGTTAGGTAGGTGGGATTTCTTGAAGATTCTTCAGAAGTTAAATTAGACTGGCACTTACATTTATAGAAATGTGCCTCATTTTCTTGGGAGAGTGGTCTGCATTGATGAGAGCATCTGCAAATGAATGTGATTTCATGTGAAGGCAGGAGGAGATTGTGAAAGAAACAAAGGCATTCAGATGCCAAGTATGCCATATCCCAGTGTTGGATCTTATGAAATGAGAGCTTAGAGCCTTACAGCTTGCTTTTCTCAGCTGGGAAACAAAGCCAAGTTGAGTGGTGTTTTAGGTAAAACACCTTCAAAGATGGAGCtcctggaatcatagaatcacagaatggcctgggttgaaaaggaccacaacaatcgtccagtcccaaccccctgctgtgtgcaggtcaccaaccagcagcccaggctgcccagagccacatccagcctggccttgaatgcctgcagggatggggcatccacagcctccttgggcaacctgttccagtgcctcaccaccctctgtgtgaagaacttcctcctcatatccaacctaaacctcccctgtctcactttaaaaccattcccccttatcctatcactatcaatgCTcacaaacagctgttcccctcctgtttatacgctcccttcaagtattggaaggccacaatgaggtctccctggagccttctcttctccaagctaaacaagcccagttccctcaactgttcttcataggagagctgctccagccctctgaccatcttagtGAAGGCTGCTTCTCCCTTAGAGCATGACCTCCCCAAAAGAGCCTATTATGCATTGCTAGTTTTGGAGTGGTaggggatttttcttttttttttcttttccctagtGGAAATACTGGGCTCCCAAGTACTGCATACTCCACATTGCAAGAGGAATCAATTACTTAATGTTAATTTGCAGAAACTATTTTGTACATTGTTTGAAACTTGTGACCACTGACAGtggatttctgtttttgtttgcagCAGGGTGAAAACACTGGACTGCCAGTGCTGTGAGCCTTGTAACCCCTTTAAAcctcttgttttttaaaaaggcttGCAGAAGGAGAGCAGATCTTATCTGGTGGAGTGTTGAATAAACAGAAAAGCCATGATGACATTGTCACGGAGTTCGGTGACTCTGCGTGCTTTACGCTCTCCTTACTGGGACATGTCTACTGGTAATGCTCCTTTGTTCACTTTATCTTTTAAGGCCCAGGGTTTGGGTGGTGATAGtgatggggttttgtttttgatcAAATCAATGTTAGccaaaataagtaaaaattcAGCCAATACAGGAGATAGAAATGTCAGTTCTGGGGCCAGGCCATGCTGCCTGCATGAAAGAATGATAGATGCAGACAGATAGTTATGGAAACCATCTAGCTTAGGAATGCAGGCATGGTTTCTCTTCTACCCAGAACATCTGAGTGCCTGAAAACAGATTTCCCTCTTGTATGCTCAACATGTATTTAAGTGTCACGTTCTTACAGCTTAAGTTTTGGTCTGTAATATTCCTGAAGAGAAGCTCTCAAAATCTGTTTCCCAGTGTTACCACTTCAATTTTTCTTAACTGTGAAGAGTCGAACTTGAAAAGTTCTTGAGCTTAACTTGAAAAGTTTTGAttaagaagatttttttaaactgctaaCAAGAACAGCAcctttctaaaacaaaaaaatgaaaactttcaaACCATGCCAGTGCTTAAGTAATTCCATGGACTGTGTTAAGCTTCCACCTGTGCACAACTGTGCCAGATAACTCAATATTGCTCTGTTTCTGTGGCTTGAAAAAATGAGGAATGTTGCTGTGACTCTTtaacatgtttttgttttcaattctcCCAGAGAGCATCTCAAACAAAGGTTCTGTTCTTAAGTTTCCTTATAAACTGTTGCATTCTTTTTGCAGCAAGACAGACCGGCTTGCCAAAGGATCAGAATGTTACCAAAAGAGCCTTAGTTTAAATCCTTTCCTCTGGTCCCCTTTTGAATCGCTGTGTGAAATAGGTAGGTCTGCAGAGCTGTCTTCCTAAGGAAGatgttttctacatttctgGTTAAGTCACATTTTCCAATTTGCCATCACTGCACAACAACATGTATTTTTACTCCCTGTCCAAAGCTAGTAAGGAAAATGCCAGCGGAATTCTTCAGGAGTGTTTTTATGTGTAATAATGGGTTTAAAATGCTTTACCCGTGTTGAGAGCTTCTGtctcattctgttttcatgTCTGTTACATTTTGGATTTAACAATACCACATGTGTTGATACCTGCAGCTAGGATACCCTGGGAAACCATGCTTCTGAGAATAACTTCAGTTGAATTAAATGATAAAACTGTCCAGAGTTTTGCAGTGGAAGTGCACTTCTGGTTTTTGTGCAAGggcttttaaaataacaaaacaagaatGCACTCTTTCTAAAGAACACTCCTTGATTCATCTTGAATCTTCAGCACGTAAACTGAGGAAGGACTCTATTCAAATCTCCTTCCAATCTTGCAGGTGAAAAACCAGACCCCGACCAAACGTTTAAATTAACATCTTTACAGAACTTCAGCAGCTGTCTGCCTAACACTTGCACAACGTTGGTGTCTAATCACAACATATCCCACAGACAGCCTGAGACTGTCCTGATGGAAACGCCGCAAGACACAATTGTGAGTTTTGCTATAATCATTGTATTCAAGCAGTCCTTCCAGCTTCACCTTACAATATGAACTAGAAGCTATACTGCATGGGTAActaaaagctgcctttttttttttttaggagttGAACAGGATCAACCTAGAATCCTCCAATGCAAAATATTCCTCCTTGAACACAGATTCCTCTATGTCTTACATTGACTCAGCTGTAATTTCACCAGATGCTGTCCCTCTTGGGTCAGGAACTGCCATCTTGTCAAAACAGGctcaaaataaaccaaaaactGGGCGAAGTTTACTGGGAGGACCTGCTGCTTTGAGCCCACTAACTCCAAGGTGAGCCTTTCTGACTGATTGTTTCTACAGTTAGCTGCTCTTCTGCTGGGTTTGGTTTGTGTTGTGCAACACAAGACTTGCTGATAGTGCATTATGAACAGTgctgcagaagcaaaacaacTTCAATGACTCTCTTGGCCCTAgtgttcatttcttctgttctttaaacAAGCAGCTGGTATTTTATGACTAGAACAGGGAAGAGCTCTTGATTCACTGTTTCCTATTGCTGCATTCACACTGGAAAAGTTTTTATTCCAGAGAAGATATGTGCTCTTTAAAACTATTAGGAGAAGCTGCTTTTAAGGCTTTCCTGGAAAAGTGTCTCTCTTCTAAAGAACATGTAAATATAGGAATTTTCCTTCTATGCTGTTTTAGTTATATAAACAACTGTTAATACTTGGGTTATCTGTATTTATTACTTGTTTTTGCAGGGAGGCAAAGAAAGTTCTGTGTTCTTATTCCTCAAGTTCAAGAACACAGATGAGAATAGATTGTAAGATATCAGGGGTTAACCTAAATCAGTGAAGTGAAGCTGATAATCTGGGTCTGTGCTTTGGCCACAGAATTGGTCTGATTCTATGGCCTAATATTTTGGACTTAAACacttgctcttcattttgttctcAGCTTTGGAATTTTGCCACTAGAAACCCCAAGCCCTGGAGATGGATCCTATTTACAAAACTACACAAACTCTTCTTCTGTAATTGATGTGCCATCCACAGGAGCACCTTCAAAGAAGGTACTTTGTGTTCCAGGATGCAATTGCTGTTCTGTTGGTGTACTTTAAAAGGAGAATCCATTATGCagattcaaaaaaaaaaaagccaaacactGTAAATGAGTATTTCAATTGGACTATAATTGGCCAGTTATCTCCCTGGCAAAACTTTTTAACCTTTTAAGAAATGTCAGTTGAAACGAAATCTCCTTTAAAATAGTCTGTTTTGAAGTAGTGAGAGTTTCACAGTTCCCAAAGCCTCAACAAaaagtttattattttaaaaacttttctcTTCAATTGAGTGAATAAGGCAGCAAGGAAGACAGCAGCTGTATTTCGAACAGCGTGTTGTAAATGTTTTCAACTCATCCTGTCACTTCCTTTAGagagcaaaacaaatatttttcattttcccaaagttctgtgAAGACAGGCAAGAGTCCTAATGAAGAGTCCTTTCTTCGTAGTAAATCAAGCCCTTCCTCCTGCCCCTGAACACTCATTTATCTGCAGGCTGCCTCGTTGGTGTTGCTTGGCAGGCCTGAGGGACAACCTGGGGCAGATGCCATCACTtctgtcctcctgcagcccagcaggaaTGTACGGACAATAACAGCTGAACTGTGAAGGATTTGAAACTTACGTGCCAGCTGGAGTCTGAAAGCAGTCAGAACTTGAagttttcactttcatttctttctttattgtaGGTATCTTCAGAGATAAGTTCAAATAAGCTTCAAGTCAGCTTGCAAACAGTTCCTGAATTCTAGTTTACAGCAGATCTAATCAAAATACTGCTGGTGGTCCATGGGGAGCTGACTGATAGAGTGCTGTTTCATTTGGCTAAATCATGTCTAGAAGAAACTACGAATTATCTTTTTTATTCAGGAAGAAATTATCATAGTTGCCATAGTGACAAAAGAGAGGTGGAATGTTGATGGCAGTTAAGGAACCATTTGTtcctttctaaaaacaaaacctgaggATACTTCCATGTATTATTAAATTCAGAAGTTGCATGTGCCTTTTTGCTGTAGTACTCCCCTGCATTTAATCTCAGATGTGCTGTATGATAGATGCAGGGCTTCAGGAAATCAGGTCCTTCTTGCTCCTTTGTCACTTTGCTAGGTGTGCCACAAGAGCCCCATGATGTGAATTTCACTGGTCTCTGCAAATGCTTTCTGCAGGTGGATCTCTGCTAGTCCCTAAATACAAACACTTAATAACTAGCTTAGAATTCTGATGCATGCTTTGTCCAATGTAAATAATTACTTGTCCACTTTCACTTCAAATTGCCAAGTTTGCTAACACTGTTGTAGCTGTGGCTAGGATGTGCATGACTTAATGGACAAGGTTTCCTAGGAAACACCTACGTAAATGAATGAAACGTCAGGATTGATCCAAAGATTTCCTCTCTGAGTGGGCAAGCTTGCATGCTGGCTGCCTCAGCTGTCCTCTGATAACAAGGCATcgagaaggaaaggaaggacaGAACCTTCATGAGTCAGATAATCCATCAGCTgttgctgcttgtgctgctgttggTCCTACTTGCAATTTGGTGCCTTTAAAAAGCATCTCTTCTACATGACCACCAGAGTTGGCTGTTAGTGTCCCTGGAATGGGGCAGAGAGATGGGACTTAGGCTTCTGTGAACAAACAAATCTGTAGACAACTAGTTTCTTTGTGAACTTGTTCCTGAGCACTCAGATTCAGTCACGTTAAGGAACTTAAAGTGTGATACTTTTGAATTCCCTTTTATTCTTGCACAAGCACTTAATGTAGTTTCTTGCCACTAGATGGAGATTTCGTGTCTTCAAATAATGTGCACGGAGTTTTGGGAAGTTGTGTTTCGGGCAGCTTTTTCAGGCAGAGAATGAGGAATACTTTGGGTTCTCCTTACAACTGGGGGGGAGGAAACCTTTGTGGAAATACTTTTCCTCTGGGCACTGTTCAGTAGGCAGAAGGGATTTGCTTTGATAGAACCGAGAATTGAGATTTCTTAGTGACATAATAACAAACCTGTAGAAACTTCGTGTTATGCAGGCGGTCACCAGGATCAGCCAGGCTGGAACAAAATCAGTCTTCTCCCAGAGTGGAAATAGCCGGGAGGTCACTCCAATCCTCGTTGCACAAACACAGAGCTCTGGTCCACAGACAAGGTAAGAAGAGAAAATCTCTCAGCTTGCTGTTACCTTTTACATCTTCTTTCTGGAGGATTTAggaattattttgatttttccatCCTTTGTGGGCAGTCCTGCGGGATTCTGGTTTGGATGAGGAAGTGTCTCTGTTGGGGAGAATGACTTGAGTGGTTAGAAGGCTCCTGTGTGATGggtggtgtttgttttaaatctgcTTGGCAGTTAGGAAAACGTCATCAATAGACAACAAGGTAGACAGGAAGTTTTGTGTTCATGTTCTTAACACACAACAGGCAGGTGGGTTTTTTCCATCCCTTTCCAGTAGGAGTACttgagcatttttctttaaaacaacaataaaacagttttctttttgtttcaaactAATGGAACCAAAAACTTTAGCTTTaatgtgctgtttgttttcagtacaACACCTCAGGTATTGAGCCCAACAATTGCTGCTCCACCAAACTCACTGCCTCGAAGAAGCTCTCGCCTTTTTACTAGTGATAGCTCCACAACAAAGGTAACAGaatccatgcttttttttttttgaggggcTTTCCTTCTCATGCCACTAATAGTTTCCCCATCTGCACATCAATCATAGCAGTTTGTTCCTAATCTCTACCATGAGCAGAACTGATATTTCATATCAGGCTGTATGAAACATGTCTTGATGCcatatgtttcttttcattctcaAGAGTGCTCCACTAGGAGTGGGAAGAAGGGCATcatgaacaaaaacaaagatgtaTGCTGGGATGACAAGTGcagtggtgctgctggctgccaacCCATTTGACAAGAGGCTATGTTGTGTGgatatatttatttaagaacTGCCTTGCTTGCTTTGCTCTAAAAGCAAGCTGTACTTTTTTCTTGTCGGTTTTCTGCTCCTTAATCAATGGAGCAGGACTTCAGAGCACAAATGCTTGTGGACTGTGGTTAATATGTGAATGTTTGCTGTTAAACATAGCATTCAATGGAGCTGGGAGGTGTCTGTAACTGAGTTCAAAAGTAGAACAGCTGGGCACTGTTGTGAAGAGGCATAAATATGTTCTTATTAAACTTGCAAGTTGATTATGTTAAGTTGAAATAATTTCTCGTACGTGTGtaacttttttgttctttttgcttgcaggaaaatagcaaaaaattaaaaatgaagtttccACCTAAGATtgcaaacaggaaaacaaaaagtaaaacaaataaggGAGGGATAACTCAGCCAAACATAAATGATAGCTTGGAAATTACGAAACTGGACTCTTCTATcatttcagaagggaaaatatCTACTGTTACACCACAGATCCAGGCTTTTACGctacagaaggcagcagcaggtctGTTTGAATGTTATCAGACTTCAGTAAGGTCAAACTTTGTAGATCCATCTTTTTA from Meleagris gallopavo isolate NT-WF06-2002-E0010 breed Aviagen turkey brand Nicholas breeding stock chromosome 29, Turkey_5.1, whole genome shotgun sequence carries:
- the LOC116217481 gene encoding cell division cycle protein 27 homolog, which encodes MVFSLSHLKAAIWQALNHYAYRDAVFLAERLYAEVHSEEALFLLATCYYRSGKAYKAYRLLKGHSCTTPQCKYLLAKCCVDLSNRVKTLDCQCCEPCNPFKPLVF